In Streptomyces sp. NBC_00414, a single window of DNA contains:
- the dprA gene encoding DNA-processing protein DprA, which translates to MSGDEERLHRALLTRVVEPGDEVCGRWLRESGAGEVVRSLAGGGPQLPGVTDTRWAGLRARAERADPERDLALARDSGTRFVCPGDPEWPAQLDDLGDARPVGLWVRGRPSLRIWALRSVAVVGSRACTEYGAHMASTLGAGLAERGWVVVSGGAYGVDGATHRGALGAGGATVAVLACGVDRPYPRGHTQLISRIAEQGLVVGELPPGDHPTPSRFILRNRVIAALTRGTVVVEAAYRSGALATARAAQRLGRFTMGVPGPATSGLSAGVHELLRGDAVLVTDAAEVAELVGDMGELAPARRGPVLPRDLLDADAARVLAALPAREAASRQEIARDAGTTEDDAVAKLYELRSLGFVERHGDGWKLTRQAAMSIGTDQG; encoded by the coding sequence GTGAGCGGGGACGAGGAGCGGCTCCACCGGGCTCTCCTCACCCGCGTCGTCGAACCGGGGGACGAGGTCTGCGGGCGATGGCTGCGTGAGAGCGGGGCGGGGGAGGTGGTCCGAAGCCTCGCCGGAGGCGGACCACAGCTGCCGGGCGTGACGGACACGCGATGGGCCGGTCTGCGGGCCCGGGCCGAGCGGGCGGATCCGGAGCGGGACCTGGCGCTGGCGCGGGACAGCGGGACCCGGTTCGTGTGTCCCGGCGACCCGGAGTGGCCCGCACAGCTGGACGACCTCGGAGACGCGAGGCCCGTCGGGCTGTGGGTGCGGGGGCGGCCCAGCCTGCGGATATGGGCGCTGCGCTCCGTCGCGGTTGTGGGGTCACGGGCCTGCACCGAGTACGGCGCCCACATGGCGTCGACGCTCGGCGCCGGGCTGGCCGAGCGGGGATGGGTCGTGGTGTCGGGAGGTGCCTACGGAGTGGACGGCGCGACCCACCGAGGAGCGCTCGGGGCGGGCGGCGCCACCGTCGCCGTGCTCGCCTGCGGGGTCGACCGGCCCTATCCACGCGGCCACACACAGTTGATCAGCAGGATCGCCGAACAGGGACTGGTCGTCGGGGAGTTGCCGCCCGGTGACCACCCGACCCCGAGCAGATTCATTCTTCGGAACCGGGTCATCGCTGCGTTGACACGCGGCACGGTGGTCGTCGAGGCGGCGTATCGGAGCGGTGCGTTGGCGACCGCCCGGGCCGCTCAGCGGCTGGGCAGATTCACGATGGGAGTACCCGGGCCGGCCACCAGCGGGCTCTCGGCGGGCGTGCACGAACTCCTGCGCGGGGACGCGGTGCTGGTCACCGACGCCGCGGAAGTGGCCGAACTCGTCGGCGACATGGGCGAGCTGGCCCCGGCCCGGCGCGGACCCGTACTGCCGCGCGACCTCCTGGACGCGGATGCCGCCCGGGTGCTGGCCGCGCTGCCGGCCCGGGAGGCGGCGTCGCGGCAGGAGATCGCCAGGGACGCCGGGACGACCGAGGACGACGCCGTCGCGAAACTGTACGAACTCCGCTCACTTGGGTTCGTCGAACGACACGGCGACGGCTGGAAGTTGACACGCCAGGCCGCTATGTCCATCGGCACGGATCAGGGGTGA
- a CDS encoding phosphatidate cytidylyltransferase, with protein MNDSSWGAPPQAGYWGPSDQGPVQGAAPAGPAYDAHNAQQTRPMPIVPDVPAHGGDQDDDRGAARTGGPLFRDETPPTPPHQAPSQNPQNSQEPMTSAAQPAPAPQKKSAGRDLGAAIGVGVGLGVVIVASLFVVKAAFVGVITVAVVVGLWELTSRLAERKDIKAPLVPLALGGAAMVIAGYVRGPEGAWVAMALTALAVLVWRMTEPPEGYLKDVTAGVFAAFYIPFLATFVAMMLTADDGAWRVLTFLMLAVVSDTGAYAVGWRFGTHKLAPRISPGKTREGLLGAIAFAMVAGALCMQFLIDDGTWWQGLLLGLAVAASATLGDLGESMIKRDLGIKDMGTLLPGHGGIMDRLDSLLPTAPVVWLLFVIFVGSG; from the coding sequence ATGAACGACTCTTCCTGGGGGGCACCGCCACAAGCCGGGTACTGGGGGCCGTCCGACCAGGGGCCTGTCCAGGGGGCTGCCCCGGCGGGTCCCGCGTACGATGCGCACAACGCGCAGCAGACTCGCCCCATGCCCATCGTGCCCGACGTACCCGCGCATGGCGGAGACCAGGATGACGACCGGGGGGCTGCTCGGACGGGCGGCCCCCTGTTCCGCGACGAGACGCCGCCGACGCCGCCCCACCAGGCACCGTCGCAGAATCCGCAGAATTCGCAGGAGCCCATGACCAGCGCCGCACAGCCCGCACCCGCGCCGCAGAAGAAGAGCGCGGGCCGCGACCTGGGCGCTGCCATAGGGGTCGGTGTCGGGCTCGGCGTGGTGATCGTCGCGTCGCTGTTCGTCGTCAAGGCCGCCTTCGTCGGCGTCATAACGGTCGCCGTCGTGGTCGGTCTGTGGGAACTCACGTCGAGGCTCGCGGAGCGCAAGGACATCAAGGCCCCGCTCGTGCCGCTGGCGCTGGGCGGCGCGGCGATGGTCATCGCCGGATACGTCCGGGGGCCCGAGGGTGCCTGGGTGGCGATGGCGCTCACCGCGCTCGCGGTCCTGGTCTGGCGGATGACGGAACCGCCCGAGGGCTACCTCAAGGACGTCACCGCGGGAGTCTTCGCGGCCTTCTACATCCCGTTCCTCGCCACCTTCGTGGCGATGATGCTGACCGCGGACGACGGCGCGTGGCGTGTGCTCACGTTCCTGATGCTGGCCGTGGTCAGCGACACGGGGGCGTACGCCGTCGGGTGGCGCTTCGGCACACACAAGCTCGCCCCGCGCATCAGCCCCGGCAAGACCCGCGAGGGCCTGCTCGGCGCGATCGCCTTCGCGATGGTGGCGGGCGCGCTGTGCATGCAGTTCCTGATCGACGACGGCACCTGGTGGCAGGGGCTGCTCCTCGGCCTCGCGGTCGCGGCCAGCGCCACACTCGGCGACCTCGGCGAGTCGATGATCAAGCGGGACCTGGGGATCAAGGACATGGGCACCTTGCTCCCGGGCCACGGCGGAATCATGGACCGCCTGGACTCACTGCTGCCGACCGCTCCGGTGGTCTGGCTGCTCTTTGTGATCTTCGTCGGATCGGGCTGA
- a CDS encoding thiamine ABC transporter substrate-binding protein — MSTTSTTKKITAVVAVTGLGLAVLSACGSSDSGSGDGEGSGSKTVTLVSHDSFAYTKDVLKAFEKESGYKVRVLKDGDAGQAVNKAILTKDNPQGDVFFGVDNTLLSRALDNGLFQSYEAKGSDLILPEYRVDQDKHRVTPIDSGDICVNYDKAYFSEHELAPPTSFDDLIKPEYKDLLVTENASTSSPGLGFLLGTAAKYGDKGWEGYWKKLKANGVKVVDGWEQAYNEEFSGSAGGKKAKGERPLVVSYASSPPAEVIYADPKPKTAPTGVADGTCFRQVEYAGLLSNAKNTKGGKALVDFLITKRFQDDMPLNMFVYPVREGAQVPESFTEYGPKAENPETLDPARIAANRDEWVKSWTSLVLK, encoded by the coding sequence ATGAGCACCACCAGCACCACCAAGAAGATCACGGCCGTCGTCGCGGTCACCGGTCTCGGCCTCGCCGTGCTGTCCGCGTGCGGCTCGTCCGACTCCGGGAGCGGTGACGGCGAGGGCTCCGGGTCCAAGACCGTGACCCTCGTCAGCCATGACTCCTTCGCCTACACCAAGGACGTACTGAAGGCGTTCGAGAAGGAGTCCGGCTACAAGGTCCGGGTCCTCAAGGACGGCGACGCCGGGCAGGCCGTCAACAAGGCGATCCTCACCAAGGACAACCCGCAGGGCGACGTCTTCTTCGGCGTCGACAACACCCTGCTCTCGCGCGCGCTCGACAACGGGCTCTTCCAGTCGTACGAGGCCAAGGGCTCGGATCTGATCCTGCCGGAGTACCGGGTCGACCAGGACAAGCACCGGGTCACGCCCATCGACTCCGGTGACATCTGCGTCAACTACGACAAGGCCTATTTCAGCGAGCACGAGCTGGCCCCGCCGACGTCCTTCGACGACCTGATCAAGCCCGAGTACAAGGATCTTCTCGTCACCGAGAACGCGTCCACGTCCTCGCCCGGTCTCGGCTTCCTGCTCGGCACCGCCGCCAAGTACGGCGACAAGGGCTGGGAGGGCTACTGGAAGAAGCTCAAGGCCAACGGCGTGAAGGTCGTCGACGGCTGGGAGCAGGCCTACAACGAGGAGTTCTCCGGGTCCGCCGGCGGCAAGAAGGCCAAGGGCGAGCGGCCGCTCGTCGTCTCGTACGCCTCGTCGCCGCCCGCCGAGGTCATCTACGCCGACCCGAAGCCGAAGACCGCGCCGACCGGTGTCGCCGACGGCACCTGCTTCCGTCAGGTCGAGTACGCGGGCCTGCTGAGCAACGCGAAGAACACCAAGGGCGGCAAGGCGCTCGTCGACTTCCTCATCACCAAGCGGTTCCAGGACGACATGCCGCTCAACATGTTCGTGTACCCGGTCCGTGAGGGCGCTCAGGTGCCCGAATCGTTCACGGAGTACGGGCCGAAGGCCGAGAACCCCGAGACCCTGGACCCCGCCAGGATCGCCGCCAACCGTGACGAGTGGGTCAAGTCATGGACCTCGCTCGTACTGAAGTAG
- a CDS encoding DUF6233 domain-containing protein: MSDKVPRLDRLRSVREWLAWQLRRTDDTIAELERQEAATARTARTPPSPTPGWKLAMRRAGGRPSPDAVHTSDCGMAGKNTRPLPREQALRALTQDGVTACPYCRPDNDLGVL; this comes from the coding sequence GTGTCCGATAAAGTGCCTCGCCTGGATCGTCTGCGCAGCGTCCGCGAATGGCTGGCCTGGCAGCTGCGCCGTACAGACGACACCATCGCCGAGCTCGAACGTCAGGAGGCAGCCACGGCCCGTACGGCACGCACACCGCCCTCGCCCACGCCCGGCTGGAAGCTCGCGATGCGGCGAGCGGGCGGCAGACCCAGCCCCGACGCCGTCCATACGAGCGACTGCGGCATGGCCGGCAAGAACACGAGGCCGCTGCCCCGCGAGCAGGCGCTCCGGGCGCTCACGCAGGACGGCGTCACCGCGTGCCCCTACTGCCGGCCCGACAACGACCTGGGTGTGCTGTGA
- a CDS encoding TetR/AcrR family transcriptional regulator yields the protein MAEHRSMQRAALLDAARSLLSEGGTEALTFPALAERTGLARSSVYEYFRSRAAVVEELCEVDFPLWAAEVETAMSLAGTPEGKVEAYVRRQLALVGDRRHRAVVAISASELDAGAREKIRAAHGGLVAMIVEALRDMGHEQPRMAAMLLQGIADAAVRRIEIGAAEEPGVITEAAVAMALRGVSG from the coding sequence GTGGCCGAGCACCGGTCGATGCAGCGAGCCGCCCTGCTGGACGCGGCGCGGTCACTGCTGTCCGAGGGCGGGACGGAGGCCCTGACGTTCCCGGCGCTCGCCGAGCGGACAGGGCTCGCGCGGTCCTCCGTGTACGAGTACTTCCGGTCCCGCGCGGCGGTGGTCGAAGAGCTCTGCGAGGTCGACTTCCCGCTCTGGGCCGCCGAGGTCGAGACCGCGATGTCGCTGGCCGGGACACCCGAGGGGAAGGTCGAGGCGTACGTCCGCCGACAGCTCGCCCTGGTGGGGGACCGGCGGCACCGGGCCGTCGTGGCGATCTCCGCGAGTGAACTCGACGCGGGCGCGCGCGAGAAGATCCGCGCCGCGCACGGGGGGCTCGTCGCGATGATCGTGGAGGCGTTGCGGGACATGGGCCACGAGCAGCCCCGGATGGCCGCGATGCTCCTTCAGGGGATCGCGGACGCGGCGGTGCGAAGGATCGAGATCGGCGCGGCCGAGGAACCCGGAGTCATCACCGAGGCCGCGGTCGCGATGGCCCTGCGAGGCGTGAGCGGCTGA
- the rlmN gene encoding 23S rRNA (adenine(2503)-C(2))-methyltransferase RlmN produces MPKPGELTFVAPRGAKKPPRHLADLTPAERKEAVAAVGEKPFRAKQLSQHYFSRFAHDPEQWTDIPAGSRVKLQEALLPELMTVVRHLSTDDDTTRKTLWRLFDGTLVESVLMRYPDRVTMCISSQAGCGMNCPFCATGQAGLDRNLSTGEIVHQIVDGMRALRDGEIPGGPARLSNIVFMGMGEPLANYKRVVQSIRALTDPEPDGLGLSQRGITVSTVGLVPAINRFTEEGFKCRLAISLHAPDDELRDTLVPVNTRWKVREVLDAGWEYAARSGRRLSIEYALIRDINDQAWRGDRLGRMLKGKPVHVNLIPLNPTPGSKWTASRPEDEKAFVEAIAAHGVPVTVRDTRGQEIDGACGQLAATER; encoded by the coding sequence ATGCCTAAGCCCGGAGAACTTACATTCGTCGCCCCCCGCGGAGCCAAGAAGCCGCCGCGGCACCTTGCCGATCTCACGCCTGCCGAGCGTAAAGAGGCCGTCGCCGCGGTCGGTGAGAAGCCGTTTCGCGCCAAGCAGCTCTCGCAGCACTACTTCTCGCGGTTCGCGCACGACCCCGAGCAGTGGACCGACATCCCTGCCGGGTCGCGCGTCAAGCTGCAGGAAGCGCTGCTGCCCGAGCTGATGACGGTCGTGCGGCATCTGTCCACCGACGACGACACCACCCGCAAGACCCTCTGGCGGCTCTTCGACGGCACGCTCGTCGAGTCCGTGCTGATGCGCTACCCGGACCGGGTCACCATGTGCATCAGCTCACAGGCGGGCTGCGGGATGAACTGCCCGTTCTGCGCGACCGGGCAGGCCGGCCTCGACCGGAACCTGTCGACCGGCGAGATCGTGCACCAGATCGTCGACGGCATGCGGGCGCTGCGCGACGGAGAGATCCCCGGTGGCCCGGCGCGGCTCAGCAACATCGTCTTCATGGGCATGGGCGAGCCGCTCGCCAACTACAAGCGGGTCGTCCAGTCCATCCGGGCCCTCACCGACCCGGAGCCGGACGGGCTCGGGCTGTCGCAGCGCGGGATCACCGTGTCGACCGTCGGTCTGGTCCCCGCCATCAACCGGTTCACCGAGGAGGGCTTCAAGTGCCGCCTCGCCATCTCCCTGCACGCACCGGACGACGAGCTGCGCGACACCCTCGTACCGGTCAACACGCGGTGGAAGGTACGGGAAGTACTGGACGCCGGCTGGGAGTACGCGGCCCGGTCGGGGCGCCGGCTCTCCATCGAGTACGCGCTCATCCGGGACATCAACGACCAGGCGTGGCGTGGTGACCGGCTCGGGCGGATGCTCAAGGGCAAGCCGGTGCATGTGAACCTGATTCCGCTCAACCCGACGCCCGGCTCCAAGTGGACCGCCTCGCGGCCCGAGGACGAGAAGGCGTTCGTCGAGGCGATCGCCGCCCACGGCGTGCCCGTCACCGTCCGGGACACCCGTGGCCAGGAGATCGACGGGGCGTGCGGACAGCTCGCGGCGACCGAGCGGTAG
- the whiG gene encoding RNA polymerase sigma factor WhiG: MPQHTSGSDRAAVTPAARDGGVRPPAPSTLDELWRSYKTTGDGRLREQLILHYSPLVKYVAGRVSVGLPPNVEQADFVSSGVFGLIDAIEKFDIEREIKFETYAITRIRGAMIDELRALDWIPRSVRQKARNVERAYATLEARLRRTPSECEVAAEMGIAVDELHAVFGQLSLANVVALEELLHVGGEGGNRLSLMDTLEDTAADNPVEVAEDRELRRFLARAINTLPEREKTVVTLYYYEGLTLAEIGNVLGVTESRVSQIHTKSVLQLRAKLASFGR, from the coding sequence ATGCCCCAGCACACCTCCGGGTCCGACCGGGCGGCGGTTACCCCCGCCGCCCGTGACGGCGGCGTGCGGCCGCCCGCCCCCTCGACGCTCGACGAGCTGTGGAGGTCCTACAAGACCACGGGCGACGGGCGGCTGCGCGAGCAGCTGATCCTGCACTACTCACCGCTGGTGAAGTACGTCGCCGGCCGCGTGAGTGTGGGGCTGCCCCCCAATGTGGAGCAGGCGGACTTCGTCTCGTCGGGCGTGTTCGGGCTCATCGACGCCATCGAGAAGTTCGACATCGAGCGCGAGATCAAGTTCGAGACGTACGCGATCACGCGGATCCGGGGCGCGATGATCGACGAACTGCGGGCGCTGGACTGGATCCCCCGGTCCGTGCGGCAGAAGGCCCGCAACGTCGAGCGGGCCTACGCGACACTGGAGGCGCGGCTGCGGCGTACGCCGTCGGAGTGCGAGGTGGCCGCGGAGATGGGCATCGCGGTCGACGAACTGCACGCGGTGTTCGGCCAGTTGTCGCTGGCCAACGTCGTGGCTCTGGAGGAGCTGCTGCATGTCGGCGGTGAGGGCGGCAACCGGCTGAGCCTGATGGACACCCTTGAGGACACCGCGGCCGACAACCCGGTGGAGGTCGCGGAGGATCGTGAGCTGCGGCGTTTCCTCGCGCGGGCCATCAATACGCTGCCCGAGCGGGAGAAGACCGTCGTGACCCTCTACTACTACGAGGGGCTCACGCTCGCCGAGATCGGCAATGTGCTCGGGGTGACGGAGAGCCGCGTCAGCCAGATCCACACCAAGTCCGTGCTCCAGCTCCGGGCGAAGCTGGCGAGCTTCGGGCGCTGA
- the tsf gene encoding translation elongation factor Ts, with protein MANYTAADVKKLRELTGAGMMDCKKALDEADGNVDKAVEALRIKGQKGVAKREGRSAENGAVVSIIADDNTAGVLVELKCETDFVAKSEKFQVVANQIAEHAAATSPADIQALLASEIESGKTVQAFVDEANANLGEKIVLDRFAQFSGAYVAAYMHRTMPDLPPQIGVLVELDKADAGLAKGIAQHIAAFAPKYLSREDVPAEVVESERRVAEETTRAEGKPEAALPKIVEGRVNGFFKEATLLGQPYALDNKKSVQKVLDEAGVTLKRFSRIKVGI; from the coding sequence ATGGCGAACTACACCGCCGCCGACGTCAAGAAGCTCCGTGAGCTCACGGGCGCCGGCATGATGGACTGCAAGAAGGCGCTCGACGAGGCCGACGGCAACGTCGACAAGGCCGTCGAGGCGCTGCGCATCAAGGGCCAGAAGGGCGTCGCCAAGCGCGAGGGCCGCTCCGCCGAGAACGGCGCCGTGGTCTCCATCATCGCCGACGACAACACCGCCGGTGTCCTGGTCGAGCTGAAGTGCGAGACGGACTTCGTCGCCAAGAGCGAGAAGTTCCAGGTCGTCGCCAACCAGATCGCCGAGCACGCCGCCGCGACCTCCCCGGCCGACATCCAGGCGCTCCTCGCCTCGGAGATCGAGTCCGGCAAGACGGTCCAGGCGTTCGTCGACGAGGCCAACGCGAACCTGGGCGAGAAGATCGTCCTCGACCGCTTCGCCCAGTTCTCCGGCGCCTACGTGGCCGCGTACATGCACCGCACCATGCCCGACCTGCCCCCGCAGATCGGTGTCCTGGTCGAGCTGGACAAGGCCGACGCCGGCCTCGCCAAGGGCATCGCGCAGCACATCGCCGCCTTCGCGCCGAAGTACCTCTCCCGTGAGGACGTTCCGGCCGAGGTCGTCGAGTCCGAGCGTCGCGTCGCCGAAGAGACCACGCGCGCCGAGGGCAAGCCCGAGGCCGCGCTCCCGAAGATCGTCGAGGGTCGCGTCAACGGCTTCTTCAAGGAGGCCACGCTCCTCGGCCAGCCGTACGCGCTCGACAACAAGAAGTCCGTCCAGAAGGTCCTGGACGAGGCCGGTGTCACCCTGAAGCGCTTCTCGCGCATCAAGGTCGGCATCTGA
- the pyrH gene encoding UMP kinase: MTTTKAADKDEKSDSGKGSGRFLLKLSGEAFAGGGALGVDPDVVHKMAREIAAVVRGGAQIAVVIGGGNFFRGAELQQRGMDRARSDYMGMLGTVMNCLALQDFLEKEGIDSRVQTAITMGQVAEPYIPLRAVRHLEKGRVVIFGAGMGMPYFSTDTTAAQRALEIDAEALLMGKNGVDGVYDSDPKTNPGAVKFDALSYGEVITRDLKVADMTAITLCRDNKLPILVFELLAEGNIARAVKGEKIGTLVGDQGSRA, translated from the coding sequence ATGACCACCACCAAGGCCGCCGACAAGGACGAAAAGAGCGACTCCGGAAAGGGCTCCGGCCGCTTTCTGCTCAAGCTTTCCGGCGAGGCGTTCGCCGGTGGCGGAGCGCTCGGCGTCGACCCCGACGTGGTGCACAAGATGGCCAGGGAGATCGCCGCGGTGGTCCGCGGCGGTGCCCAGATCGCCGTCGTCATCGGCGGCGGCAACTTCTTCCGCGGAGCCGAGCTCCAGCAGCGCGGCATGGACCGGGCCCGCTCCGACTACATGGGCATGCTCGGCACGGTCATGAACTGCCTCGCCCTCCAGGACTTCCTGGAGAAGGAGGGCATCGACTCGCGCGTGCAGACCGCCATCACCATGGGGCAGGTCGCCGAGCCGTACATCCCGCTGCGGGCCGTGCGCCACCTGGAGAAGGGCCGTGTGGTCATCTTCGGTGCCGGGATGGGCATGCCGTACTTCTCCACGGACACCACCGCCGCCCAACGCGCTCTGGAGATCGACGCCGAAGCGCTGCTGATGGGCAAGAACGGGGTGGACGGGGTCTACGACTCCGACCCCAAGACCAACCCCGGAGCGGTCAAGTTCGACGCGCTCAGCTACGGCGAGGTCATCACTCGCGACCTGAAGGTCGCCGACATGACCGCGATCACCCTGTGCCGTGACAACAAGCTCCCGATCCTCGTCTTCGAGCTTCTCGCAGAGGGCAATATCGCTCGGGCGGTCAAGGGTGAGAAGATCGGCACGCTTGTGGGTGACCAGGGCAGTCGGGCCTGA
- the rpsB gene encoding 30S ribosomal protein S2 → MAVVTMRELLESGVHFGHQTRRWNPKMKRFIFTERNGIYIIDLLQSLSYIDRAYEFVKETVAHGGTVMFVGTKKQAQEAIAEQATRVGMPYVNQRWLGGMLTNFSTVYKRLQRLKELEQIDFEDVAASGLTKKELLVLSREKAKLEKTLGGIREMSKVPSAVWIVDTKKEHIAVGEARKLNIPVVAILDTNCDPDEVDYKIPGNDDAIRSVTLLTRVIADAVAEGLISRSGAGKAAEGDKAAGEPLAAWERDLLEGGEKKADETAAEAPAADAPAADAEAPAAEAPTEAPAAEAPEAEAPAAAEAPAEAEAEKPAAAEQA, encoded by the coding sequence ATGGCCGTCGTCACGATGCGGGAGCTGCTGGAAAGCGGCGTCCACTTCGGTCACCAGACCCGTCGTTGGAACCCGAAGATGAAGCGTTTCATCTTCACGGAGCGCAACGGCATCTACATCATCGACCTGCTCCAGTCGCTGTCGTACATCGACCGCGCCTACGAGTTCGTCAAGGAGACCGTCGCCCACGGCGGCACGGTCATGTTCGTCGGCACGAAGAAGCAGGCGCAGGAGGCCATCGCCGAGCAGGCGACCCGCGTCGGCATGCCCTACGTGAACCAGCGCTGGCTGGGCGGCATGCTCACCAACTTCTCGACCGTCTACAAGCGCCTGCAGCGCCTCAAGGAGCTTGAGCAGATCGACTTCGAGGATGTGGCCGCGTCCGGCCTCACCAAGAAGGAGCTGCTCGTCCTCTCCCGCGAGAAGGCCAAGCTGGAGAAGACCCTCGGCGGTATCCGCGAGATGTCCAAGGTGCCCAGCGCCGTCTGGATCGTGGACACCAAGAAGGAGCACATCGCGGTCGGTGAGGCCCGGAAGCTCAACATCCCGGTCGTCGCCATCCTCGACACCAACTGCGACCCCGACGAGGTCGACTACAAGATCCCGGGCAACGACGACGCGATCCGCTCCGTCACCCTGCTCACCCGCGTGATCGCCGACGCCGTCGCCGAGGGCCTCATCTCCCGTTCCGGTGCCGGCAAGGCCGCCGAGGGTGACAAGGCCGCGGGCGAGCCGCTCGCCGCGTGGGAGCGCGACCTGCTCGAGGGCGGCGAGAAGAAGGCCGACGAGACCGCTGCCGAGGCGCCCGCCGCCGACGCTCCGGCCGCTGACGCCGAGGCGCCCGCCGCCGAGGCCCCGACTGAGGCTCCCGCCGCCGAGGCCCCCGAGGCTGAGGCTCCGGCCGCCGCTGAGGCTCCCGCCGAGGCCGAGGCCGAGAAGCCGGCCGCGGCCGAGCAGGCCTGA
- the frr gene encoding ribosome recycling factor, which produces MIEETLLEAEEKMEKAVVVAKEDFAAIRTGRAHPAMFNKIVADYYGALTPINQLASFSVPEPRMAVVTPFDKSAMRNIEQAIRDSDLGVNPSNDGNIIRVVFPELTEERRKDYIKVARTKAEDSKISIRSVRRKAKDGIDKMIKDGEVGEDEGRRAEKELDDTTAKYVAQVDELLKHKEAELLEV; this is translated from the coding sequence GTGATCGAAGAGACCCTCCTCGAAGCCGAGGAGAAGATGGAGAAGGCCGTCGTGGTCGCCAAGGAGGACTTCGCCGCGATCCGCACAGGCCGTGCGCACCCGGCGATGTTCAACAAGATCGTGGCGGACTACTACGGCGCGTTGACCCCGATCAACCAGCTGGCCTCGTTCTCGGTGCCCGAGCCGCGTATGGCCGTGGTGACCCCGTTCGACAAGAGCGCGATGCGCAACATCGAGCAGGCGATCCGCGACTCCGACCTCGGCGTCAACCCGAGCAACGACGGCAACATCATCCGGGTGGTGTTCCCCGAGCTCACCGAGGAGCGCCGCAAGGACTACATCAAGGTGGCCCGCACCAAGGCCGAGGACTCCAAGATCTCGATCCGTTCCGTGCGCCGCAAGGCCAAGGACGGCATCGACAAGATGATCAAGGACGGCGAGGTCGGCGAGGACGAGGGCCGCCGCGCGGAGAAGGAGCTCGACGACACCACCGCGAAGTACGTCGCGCAGGTGGACGAGCTGCTCAAGCACAAGGAAGCAGAGCTGCTCGAAGTCTGA